The following DNA comes from Saccharomyces cerevisiae S288C chromosome XIII, complete sequence.
AATGGTCATCAACTCAATTACGACCAAAGGGAGGGTGAAAGTCTCGGTTCATCATCGGAATCATTATTGCCAGAGAATATTTCTACGGTAAAGGATTTTTTGCAGTTTGTGCAGTATCAAAACGAAAAATCTTCGGATTTCGTAAGGATATATTCAGACATTTATGATGACGATAAAGTCTATAAATGCTTTCTGTACAATACAATATTCACGAAAAACCCATTAAGTCGTAAGCATTTACGTTTAAACATCGACCTCGACACTCCTACAAGCATATTGAATACTGTCAATCAATATGATTTGGTATGGAAAATTCATGATTCCTTCTCCAAATtgattcaattgaaaaatttaccGCAGCGAGAGATACCACATGCGTTGAGGCTCTCCATCTCATTAAACTGCTTCTTGGATAGTACCACGAGTACTTCTGGCCCTGTTTTTCAGAGGGACACCGTGGAAGCTTTGAGAAGATTAACAGAGATTTGGCGAACTTACCAGGATTGGTCTCCACCAACAAGGGGTTTGAAACACCTACGTGATATCCTGAGCGTTTTAGCCATGTATGACAACCCCAAAAACTTGATTAATGATGTTCGACGTACATAGTAGATTCGTATATAGCGGACCGCGTAACATATTATGGTATTTGTATAGTGGGTAACCCGCAGAGTAGGCTGGAAAGTATTCGTGAAGAACATAAAGGAAGCTGGCAGAAGTTCTTTTCATACACCTCTACTTCCAGAAGCCATAATAGCAGCAACGCTGTTTCTGCAATATAACTTGTGGAAGGTCTATAATAGGAAGAACATGTCTTTCACTGAggatcaagaaaaaatcgcGCTAGAAATACTGTCAAAAGACAAGCATGAGTTTTACGAAATTTTGAAGGTAGATAGGAAAGCCACAGATAGTGAGATCAAGAAGGCATACAGAAAACTAGCAATCAAATTGCATCCTGATAAAAACTCTCATCCAAAAGCGGGAGAAGCTTTCAAAGTAATTAATAGGGCATTTGAAGTACTAAGCAATGAGGAAAAGCGCAGTATTTATGACAGGATAGGTAGGGATCCTGACGATAGACAAATGCCATCCAGAGGTGCTGCTTCAGGGTTCCGAGGAAGTGCAGGTGGGTCTCCAATGGGTGGCGGATTTGAAGACatgtttttcaattcacGTTTCGGTGGTCAAAGAGCTGGACCACCAGAGGACATATTCGACTTTTTGTTCAACGCAGGCGGCAGCCCATTCGGCGCTTCACCATTTGGGCCTTCTGCTTccactttttcatttggaGGCCCCGGTGGTTTCAGAGTTTATACTAATAATCGTGGTGGCTCACCGTTCATGCGTCAACAACCCCGCTCAAgacagcagcaacaacaagcAGAAGAAAATGCAGTGAATTCgcaattaaaaaatatgctcgttcttttcatcatctttatTGTTCTTCCTATGATTAAAGATTACCTGTTTAGTTAAACACAATATTTTTactgtcatttttttattattttccaacGTTAGTCAAAGTTGTActataaaataaaactacAAGGAGCAagcaaaattgaaaaaacgCATTTGTATACTAGATGACATTTAGGTCATTCCTTCAGGCTTCCTGGCtatgttttattttgttccaCAGTTTACCAGAAGGACATAATGGTATTAGAATTTTAATATATCGAGGAAATTAAATCAGACAGTATAATACTTATAAacatctttattttctgaTAACTAATCATAGCATTTACGCCATAcatttactttttcttttgacaCCGAAAGTAATCAAGCCACTTTTATAATTAGAGTTAGTTTATAGATAGTATTTAAAATTTGTGAAGATTTCCCATGCGTTGTGCCTTGCTTTCTCTCAAAATACATCTTGTTAATTTTCTAATGTGTGGATGCCGAAATAATATTCGACTCAACAAATCAAGTAAGTCTTCTAAGCTCGCTACTAATTTCCAATAAAaggtatatatataaaaatgttCTCAATAATGTAATTAAACAAGATCACGAGAATTACTCCAGATCCTTTAGCCTTGCCTGAATAATCTGGTTcacatcttcatcttccacATTCCTCGATGGAAGCTTCAGTTTCTTCGTCAGTTTAGTAGTTATATTGCCGCCAATACTGTCTTTACTGCTTTGTGTTTTCAAGGATGGTCGCTTGATTAACTTGCCACTAGGTAATACCTCGTATCGTTCAGAGCTCTTTTTAGAAGAGTTtccaaagaaatttttttttgaggaaTGGTCTACATTCCCATTTGACATTGAATATATGCTGCTGTTATGAGTTTTTGCACTTGCACGTGAATTAGTTCTTGGCCTTGAAAGAACTTTGTCTGTGTACCTTGTGAAAGTACTGGGATCTTTATCCCACGTCCATCCTTGCCTCATTTCGCTATAGGCTCCTAGTTCCAGCTTCTTTCTGATATCACTTTTTTGTTCCAGCTCAGCAAAAATATCAGAATCTGATGGCCATATCATAACTTTGAATGTTTTGTAAACTATATCTAAAGTGATAGGTAACAGTGCCAACACCAAGCTAGTACACCAGAATGTAATGTCTTTACCAAAATGATTGTAAAAGCCATATGCTACATCATATATTTGGTCAgtattattcaaaatagGAAGGGCACAACACCACACTAACCAACCTCCACAGGATAGAACTACAGAAGTAAAAGCCAGCCAATTCCTATTGTGcatttcaacaaattggGATTTAACGTTAATTAAGGCAACAATGGCTGTGAAATTGATGAGACCTAGAGGATACATAGTGTTATCTGAAAGAGAACTCATACCCCACATTACAACATTTAAAAATGTAATGATAAGAGAATTCGTAGTTGCCAAGATAACCCACTCCATGAATATTAACCAATTAAAACCTTGTGAAAGGCGCCCGTACGAATATAATTCAGGGACTGTTAGTAGAGTCATTGGTTTCAAGTCTTTCTCAAACATACCAATACATAGAACCGGTAGTGATGTGAATAGAGTATTGAACATGGACAATGACCATGGCTCATATAGAGAGGAGCCTGAAAACATTGTATATCTTTGATATATCAACTGCGTAAAGTAAAACGTAATTTCTTTGTAAAACGTGCAAAGCATAAACTTGGAGGTGCGAATATAGTTATAACGCCCATGAACAAATAACAATTTCAAGAGAAACCGAAATTGGCCAATAGAATAATCAGATACTCTAGATGCTTGCAATCCCTCCTTACCGGCTATTCCAACACCTATATCGGCAGATTGTATCATGGCAATATCATTCGCACCATCACCTATTGCCAACGTGACTAAGTTTGGATCGGTATTTCTTATGTTGGAAACCATAAGGGCTTTTTGAGAAGGTGAAGCACGGCAACATATTACCGAGTCTGTTTTAGTGCAAAGCTCAACAAATACAGACATGTATGTAGGATTTCCTTCAAACATGGCCATCGTGGCACCGTCAATTACAACAACGCAGTGTGCTATGTTTCCGGAATCAACTTCTTGAGAAACCGCATTCATCtttgatataatattttcatcagTAGTAGTTAAAATGACTACCGTAGAATAATCTTTGATTAACATACACGAATACCCTATATTTATAGCCGTTTCCCTTTTATCCCCTGTTAGCATCCACATTTTTATACCGGCTCTTCTGATCTTTTCTATAGCTTCTGAAACGCCGTCTTGTAACTTGTCTTCGATTGCAGTTACCCCTAACAGATTTAAACCATCCTCGATTTCTGCACCTGCCTCATCGACTTTGATTTTTCTATCAGTAAGGGAGGTTTTGGCTTGGTGATAGCGTTTATTCCAATTTTCATACTGCCCAATATCGATCCATTTGTAAGCATAGACCAGAGTTCTTAAGCCTTCAGTCGAAAACTCATCGATGGCTTGCAAAGTTCTTTCAATAACATACTcttcattcaaaattaacTCATCGCTTCCAATGTGCTCCAAAATTTCTGTATCGTAATCATGCTGTagtccttcttttcttgtgtCTATTGGGACATTGTTGTTCGGAAAATGTGTTCCATCTATCGAAATTCGCGGCccatatttttctatttgtTGCTTATGGAGTGACTTCCTGCTTTTATTTACAACGCTGCCAATCTCCTGATCAGATTTCTTGACCGTTTCTAGAAATTGATCAATGGAGTCAATTTGTTTCTCTGGATCACGGGTCCTGCTGTTCTTCATTGAAAGACTTTTTCTCACTGCCTGCAATGATAAACTTGCTCTCGGTACGCTAGACAAAGAATTTCTCAATGAGGTCCTGGCCATAGCCTCTTCATCTACCATTCTTTCCAGAGACTTTCTTTGCTGGAGAACCAGCTCTGCTTCTGCGTCTTTACGTTCTTTGGTACTGGTGCATATGtctgccatttttttggcaGCCAATTCGCGATCATGTAAACGCTCCATAATAACGTTATCAGCACCTTTGCAAATTAAAAGAACTTGATTTGGTTGATTTGGCATACGTACAAGAACAGACattctctttctttgagAATTGAAGTCAATATagttcaaaatttcataattttccaattttgcTTCACCGTCAAAACCGTCTGGAAAAGTTTTAATGGTCAAAATCTGTGCATTTCTATTCAATACAATATAACCAAGGTCTCTAGCAGCGGTTACTAGTGCTAATTCATCTGGAGATGAAGACTGATACTCTATGGAGTCTTCTCCTATTGATTCGTTATGAGTTTTTTTGGGAAGACAGCTATGACAAAGAGCTAATgataagaagaaaaatttagCCTTTTGAGAAAACAGGGCGGTCGGATATCTTTGAATAAA
Coding sequences within:
- the HLJ1 gene encoding type I HSP40 co-chaperone HLJ1 (Co-chaperone for Hsp40p; anchored in the ER membrane; with its homolog Ydj1p promotes ER-associated protein degradation (ERAD) of integral membrane substrates; similar to E. coli DnaJ), producing MSFTEDQEKIALEILSKDKHEFYEILKVDRKATDSEIKKAYRKLAIKLHPDKNSHPKAGEAFKVINRAFEVLSNEEKRSIYDRIGRDPDDRQMPSRGAASGFRGSAGGSPMGGGFEDMFFNSRFGGQRAGPPEDIFDFLFNAGGSPFGASPFGPSASTFSFGGPGGFRVYTNNRGGSPFMRQQPRSRQQQQQAEENAVNSQLKNMLVLFIIFIVLPMIKDYLFS
- the DNF3 gene encoding aminophospholipid-translocating P4-type ATPase DNF3 (Trans-golgi network aminophospholipid translocase (flippase); type 4 P-type ATPase; involved in phospholipid translocation, contributing to the maintenance of membrane lipid asymmetry in post-Golgi secretory vesicles; role in protein trafficking between the Golgi and endosomal system; localizes to the trans-Golgi network; localizes to the shmoo tip where it has a redundant role in the cellular response to mating pheromone), coding for MGIADGQRRRSSSLRTQMFNKHLYDKYRGRTDDEIELEDINESKTFSGSDNNDKDDRDETSGNYAAEEDYEMEEYGSPDVSYSIITKILDTILDRRRTFHSKDGRHIPIILDHNAIEYKQAATKRDGHLIDERFNKPYCDNRITSSRYTFYSFLPRQLYAQFSKLANTYFFIVAVLQMIPGWSTTGTYTTIIPLCVFMGISMTREAWDDFRRHRLDKEENNKPVGVLVKDGNNDAQEVYTLPSSVVSSTAYLTKSAAAENNPPLNDDRNSSQGHFLDTHFNNFELLKNKYNVHIHQKKWEKLRVGDFVLLTQDDWVPADLLLLTCDGENSECFVETMALDGETNLKSKQPHPELNKLTKAASGLANINAQVTVEDPNIDLYNFEGNLELKNHRNDTIMKYPLGPDNVIYRGSILRNTQNVVGMVIFSGEETKIRMNALKNPRTKAPKLQRKINMIIVFMVFVVATISLFSYLGHVLHKKKYIDQNKAWYLFQADAGVAPTIMSFIIMYNTVIPLSLYVTMEIIKVVQSKMMEWDIDMYHAETNTPCESRTATILEELGQVSYIFSDKTGTLTDNKMIFRKFSLCGSSWLHNVDLGNSEDNFEDNRDNTNSLRLPPKAHNGSSIDVVSIGDQNVLDRLGFSDAPIEKGHRPSLDNFPKSRNSIEYKGNSSAIYTGRPSMRSLFGKDNSHLSKQASVISPSETFSENIKSSFDLIQFIQRYPTALFSQKAKFFFLSLALCHSCLPKKTHNESIGEDSIEYQSSSPDELALVTAARDLGYIVLNRNAQILTIKTFPDGFDGEAKLENYEILNYIDFNSQRKRMSVLVRMPNQPNQVLLICKGADNVIMERLHDRELAAKKMADICTSTKERKDAEAELVLQQRKSLERMVDEEAMARTSLRNSLSSVPRASLSLQAVRKSLSMKNSRTRDPEKQIDSIDQFLETVKKSDQEIGSVVNKSRKSLHKQQIEKYGPRISIDGTHFPNNNVPIDTRKEGLQHDYDTEILEHIGSDELILNEEYVIERTLQAIDEFSTEGLRTLVYAYKWIDIGQYENWNKRYHQAKTSLTDRKIKVDEAGAEIEDGLNLLGVTAIEDKLQDGVSEAIEKIRRAGIKMWMLTGDKRETAINIGYSCMLIKDYSTVVILTTTDENIISKMNAVSQEVDSGNIAHCVVVIDGATMAMFEGNPTYMSVFVELCTKTDSVICCRASPSQKALMVSNIRNTDPNLVTLAIGDGANDIAMIQSADIGVGIAGKEGLQASRVSDYSIGQFRFLLKLLFVHGRYNYIRTSKFMLCTFYKEITFYFTQLIYQRYTMFSGSSLYEPWSLSMFNTLFTSLPVLCIGMFEKDLKPMTLLTVPELYSYGRLSQGFNWLIFMEWVILATTNSLIITFLNVVMWGMSSLSDNTMYPLGLINFTAIVALINVKSQFVEMHNRNWLAFTSVVLSCGGWLVWCCALPILNNTDQIYDVAYGFYNHFGKDITFWCTSLVLALLPITLDIVYKTFKVMIWPSDSDIFAELEQKSDIRKKLELGAYSEMRQGWTWDKDPSTFTRYTDKVLSRPRTNSRASAKTHNSSIYSMSNGNVDHSSKKNFFGNSSKKSSERYEVLPSGKLIKRPSLKTQSSKDSIGGNITTKLTKKLKLPSRNVEDEDVNQIIQARLKDLE